A region of Thermobifida halotolerans DNA encodes the following proteins:
- a CDS encoding styrene monooxygenase/indole monooxygenase family protein — protein MRRILIVGAGQSGLQLALCLLQHDYDVTIMTARTAGELASGRAVSVQTLTSDQLELERAYGLDLWENEAPPIRGSRLSSDGSDGGPAYEWTGYYRRPAQSVDERVKMSVWLDLFERMGGRVIVHPVTTSDLDHLVSMYDLTVIAAGQSGLAEMFPVTHEWTSRGMPGFLASIAYVTAVEDDPYADIQTGGWIPGVGHLLSTPSYSLNGPCRLLSINGPVVDGMAMLSWPTRMRPRQQLDLMLEAMREPLPHLYEVYKDVELVDPKAVAMDPAVPLVRDPVATLPSGGRVLGIGDTLIVSSPGFGQDANNECRSADIYLKAILEHGDRPFDEDFMRATFAEFDAFARPFYSDLVVLITTIPPHVREVYEAANTCQAVADRFVEGFNDPADMMSWFGDEKAARAFLAEVAGG, from the coding sequence ATGCGCAGGATTCTGATTGTCGGTGCCGGGCAGTCGGGGCTGCAACTCGCCCTGTGCCTGCTGCAGCACGACTACGACGTCACGATCATGACCGCGCGCACCGCGGGCGAACTCGCGTCGGGACGCGCGGTGTCGGTGCAGACGCTCACCAGCGACCAACTGGAGTTGGAGCGCGCCTACGGTCTGGACCTGTGGGAGAACGAGGCGCCCCCCATCCGGGGCAGCCGGTTGAGCAGTGACGGAAGCGACGGCGGGCCGGCCTACGAGTGGACGGGCTACTACCGGCGGCCCGCGCAGTCGGTGGACGAGCGGGTGAAGATGTCGGTGTGGCTCGACCTGTTCGAGCGGATGGGTGGCCGGGTGATCGTCCATCCGGTCACCACCTCCGATCTCGACCACCTGGTGTCGATGTACGACCTGACCGTCATCGCGGCGGGCCAGTCCGGCCTGGCCGAGATGTTCCCGGTCACCCACGAGTGGACCAGCCGGGGCATGCCGGGGTTCCTCGCGTCGATCGCCTACGTCACCGCGGTCGAGGACGACCCCTACGCCGACATCCAGACGGGCGGGTGGATTCCCGGGGTCGGACACCTGCTCAGCACGCCCAGCTACTCGCTCAACGGCCCCTGCCGGCTGCTGAGCATCAACGGCCCGGTCGTCGACGGGATGGCCATGCTGTCGTGGCCGACACGGATGCGGCCCCGGCAGCAGTTGGACCTGATGCTGGAGGCGATGCGGGAGCCACTGCCGCACCTGTACGAGGTGTACAAGGACGTCGAACTCGTCGATCCCAAGGCGGTGGCCATGGACCCCGCCGTTCCGCTGGTGCGGGACCCGGTGGCGACGCTGCCGTCGGGCGGCAGGGTGCTGGGTATCGGCGACACCCTCATCGTCTCGTCCCCCGGTTTCGGGCAGGACGCCAACAACGAGTGCCGCAGCGCCGACATCTACCTCAAGGCCATCCTGGAGCACGGCGACCGCCCCTTCGACGAGGACTTCATGCGCGCCACCTTCGCCGAGTTCGACGCCTTCGCCCGCCCCTTCTACAGCGACCTGGTCGTCCTCATCACCACGATCCCGCCACACGTTCGCGAGGTGTACGAGGCGGCCAACACCTGTCAGGCCGTGGCCGACCGGTTCGTCGAGGGCTTCAACGATCCCGCCGACATGATGAGCTGGTTCGGCGACGAGAAGGCGGCCCGTGCCTTCCTCGCCGAGGTCGCCGGAGGCTGA
- a CDS encoding GTP-binding protein, giving the protein MGFTPSPGSAPKKVSAKIVVAGGFGVGKTTLVGSVSEIPPVNTEAIMTQASVAYDDLSKTPDKQTTTVAMDFGRITIARDLILYLFGTPGQARFWFMWEDLTRGAIGAVIIVDTRRLEDSFQAIDYFEKYTDLPFLIAVNHFEGVPLHPVEDIRSALALDDDVPIVVFDARDRRQSAGVLAKLVEYTMNFDADPALSR; this is encoded by the coding sequence ATGGGCTTCACGCCATCGCCGGGTAGCGCCCCCAAGAAGGTGTCGGCGAAGATCGTCGTGGCCGGCGGCTTCGGGGTCGGCAAGACGACACTGGTCGGCTCGGTCTCCGAGATCCCCCCGGTCAACACCGAGGCGATCATGACCCAGGCCAGCGTGGCCTACGACGATCTCTCCAAGACCCCCGACAAGCAGACAACCACCGTCGCCATGGACTTCGGTCGCATCACCATCGCGCGCGACCTGATCCTCTACCTGTTCGGCACCCCGGGACAGGCCCGGTTCTGGTTCATGTGGGAGGACCTGACCCGCGGGGCGATCGGCGCGGTCATCATCGTCGACACCCGCCGTCTGGAGGACTCCTTCCAGGCCATCGACTACTTCGAGAAGTACACCGATCTGCCGTTCCTGATCGCGGTCAACCACTTCGAGGGCGTGCCCCTGCATCCGGTCGAGGACATCCGCAGCGCCCTCGCCCTCGACGACGACGTGCCCATCGTCGTGTTCGACGCCCGCGACCGGCGGCAGTCGGCGGGAGTTCTGGCGAAACTGGTGGAGTACACCATGAACTTCGACGCCGATCCGGCGCTGAGCCGGTGA
- a CDS encoding DUF742 domain-containing protein, whose translation MIPTPPPGASRRVRSYALTLGRTRPSLPLLLETLVTALDPGPGGLAGMTPEQRNIYLACTESRSVTEIATSVQLPIGVVRVLISDLAQQGRVEIHRTVGSGSQADTELLERILHGLHAIAG comes from the coding sequence ATGATCCCCACGCCACCGCCGGGAGCGAGTCGGCGGGTCCGTTCCTACGCCCTGACGCTGGGACGGACCCGACCCTCCCTGCCCCTGCTGCTCGAGACCCTCGTCACCGCGTTGGATCCCGGCCCCGGCGGTCTCGCCGGGATGACGCCGGAGCAGCGGAACATCTACCTGGCCTGCACCGAGTCGCGGTCGGTCACCGAGATCGCCACGTCGGTCCAGTTGCCCATCGGTGTGGTACGGGTGCTCATCAGCGACCTTGCCCAGCAGGGCAGGGTGGAGATCCACCGCACCGTCGGCAGCGGTTCGCAGGCGGACACCGAACTCCTGGAGAGGATTCTTCATGGGCTTCACGCCATCGCCGGGTAG
- a CDS encoding roadblock/LC7 domain-containing protein gives MTDSRSEVEKFNWVIDNFVRDVPGVNHAAVVSADGLLLARSQQLPFEEAEQLAAVASGMLSLAQGTSRMFDQGEFEQTIVRMRRGHLFLTSIGDGSCLTVLAASDCDMKIVGYQMALLVENTGHVLTPKLRGELREAILN, from the coding sequence ATGACCGATTCCCGTTCTGAGGTAGAGAAGTTCAACTGGGTCATCGACAACTTCGTCCGTGACGTTCCCGGCGTGAACCATGCCGCGGTGGTCTCGGCCGACGGGTTGCTGCTGGCGCGCTCCCAACAACTGCCGTTCGAGGAGGCCGAGCAGTTGGCCGCTGTGGCCAGCGGGATGCTCAGCCTCGCCCAGGGCACGTCACGCATGTTCGACCAGGGTGAGTTCGAGCAGACCATCGTCCGCATGCGACGCGGCCACCTCTTCCTGACCTCCATCGGGGACGGATCATGCCTGACCGTCCTGGCCGCCAGCGACTGCGACATGAAGATCGTGGGCTACCAGATGGCGCTGCTCGTGGAGAACACCGGGCACGTGCTCACCCCCAAACTGCGCGGTGAACTCCGCGAAGCGATCCTCAACTGA
- a CDS encoding sensor histidine kinase: MRDLTLVDSLLAFVERLERQEEDPEQLEVLFQIDHLATRMRRNGENLLILAGHGGQNKHAEPVMLLDVVRAAMSEVSEYTRVRSQELPQDVAISPEAADDLSHLVAELLDNATAYSSANLPVSVRGRMSEDGALLLEVIDDGIGIPQDRLDQLNQWLATPPQLSEDVIRHMGLYVVSRLAARQGVNVQLQTRPFSGTTAYVHVPATLVTTTSAVPRPVRPPAEVSPLPPIGQRGPRPSLPSTTQKGPNGLPRRESKRNRRAAADTRPPKPQRDRPEPSTAPTANSGELWELPQRRRTADPPRHRGDEAEETVPVHGRHPQKAAPEPYAGQPPGFAERIRADLDGLLSGQSEAAQEIAARSEGNRTSGAERAMEK, from the coding sequence ATGCGCGATCTCACGCTCGTCGACTCGCTGCTGGCCTTCGTCGAACGCCTCGAGCGCCAGGAAGAGGACCCCGAACAGCTCGAAGTGCTGTTCCAGATCGACCACCTCGCCACCCGCATGCGGCGCAACGGTGAGAACCTGCTGATCCTCGCGGGCCACGGAGGACAGAACAAGCACGCCGAACCGGTCATGCTGCTCGACGTCGTCCGCGCCGCGATGTCCGAGGTCAGCGAGTACACCCGGGTCCGCTCCCAGGAACTGCCCCAGGACGTGGCGATCTCTCCCGAAGCCGCCGACGACCTCAGCCACCTCGTCGCCGAACTGCTGGACAACGCCACCGCCTACTCGTCCGCCAACCTTCCCGTTTCCGTCCGGGGGCGAATGAGTGAGGACGGAGCACTCCTGCTCGAGGTCATCGACGACGGAATCGGCATTCCGCAGGACCGCCTGGACCAGCTCAACCAGTGGCTCGCCACCCCGCCACAGCTGAGCGAGGACGTCATCCGGCACATGGGCCTCTACGTCGTCAGCAGACTCGCCGCCCGCCAGGGCGTCAACGTGCAACTGCAGACCCGCCCCTTCAGCGGTACCACCGCCTACGTCCACGTTCCCGCCACGCTGGTCACCACGACGTCGGCCGTTCCCCGACCCGTGCGCCCCCCGGCCGAAGTATCGCCCCTCCCACCCATCGGTCAGCGTGGTCCCCGCCCCAGCCTTCCGTCCACCACACAGAAAGGACCGAACGGACTGCCCCGCCGCGAGTCCAAACGAAACCGCAGGGCGGCCGCCGACACCAGACCGCCCAAGCCCCAGAGGGACAGACCGGAACCATCCACCGCACCCACCGCCAACAGCGGCGAACTGTGGGAACTCCCCCAACGCCGTCGCACCGCGGACCCCCCGCGCCACCGTGGGGACGAAGCGGAGGAGACGGTGCCGGTGCACGGCAGGCATCCCCAGAAAGCCGCCCCCGAACCCTACGCGGGTCAGCCACCAGGTTTCGCCGAACGCATTCGCGCCGATCTGGACGGGCTCCTCAGCGGACAGTCGGAGGCAGCCCAGGAGATCGCCGCCAGGAGTGAGGGGAACCGCACCTCAGGTGCAGAAAGAGCGATGGAGAAATGA
- a CDS encoding CCA tRNA nucleotidyltransferase, giving the protein MSNSALPDRTPESQTAEVTLTDEQRSAVASLLRSVGSVVAELGERFAAAGHELAIVGGPVRDAMLGRAVHDIDLTTDAVPQRVLELVDGWADAVWTIGIEFGTVGLRKNGQQVEITTYRSESYQVKSRKPEVSYGDSLYGDLVRRDFTVNAMAVRLPGGEFVDPFGGLADLADRRLRTPGRPEDSFNDDPLRIMRGVRFAAQLGFTLDEGVRAAAAAMAERLRIVSAERVRDELAKLMLSPNPRVGVALMTDLGVAEYVLPEIPKLKLTVDEHHRHKDVYEHSLTVLDQAVDLERARGMEPDLVLRLAALLHDIGKPKTRSFEPGGKVTFHHHEVVGASMSRNRLSALRFPKDVVNDVSKLVSLHLRFHGYGRGEWTDSAVRRYARDAGPLLSRLHILTRADCTTRNRRKAAALARAYDDIERRIERLAQEEELSRIRPDLDGNEIQEVLEIGPGPLVGQAWRFLLELRLENGPMGKEAAAEALRRWAAERE; this is encoded by the coding sequence GTGTCGAACAGTGCGCTTCCGGATCGAACCCCTGAGTCCCAGACCGCCGAGGTCACGCTGACGGACGAGCAGCGGTCCGCGGTGGCCTCCCTGTTGCGTTCTGTCGGCTCGGTCGTGGCCGAACTGGGTGAGCGGTTCGCCGCGGCGGGGCACGAACTGGCGATCGTCGGCGGTCCCGTCCGTGACGCGATGCTGGGGCGTGCGGTGCACGACATCGACCTGACCACCGACGCGGTTCCGCAGCGCGTCCTGGAGTTGGTCGACGGCTGGGCCGACGCGGTGTGGACGATCGGGATCGAATTCGGCACGGTGGGGCTGCGCAAGAACGGGCAGCAGGTTGAGATCACCACCTACCGGAGCGAGTCGTACCAGGTCAAGTCGCGTAAACCGGAGGTCAGCTACGGCGACTCGCTGTACGGGGACCTCGTTCGTCGCGACTTCACGGTCAATGCCATGGCGGTGCGGCTGCCCGGCGGCGAGTTCGTGGACCCGTTCGGAGGTCTGGCGGATCTGGCCGACCGCAGGTTGCGCACGCCGGGGAGGCCCGAGGACTCGTTCAACGACGATCCCCTGCGGATCATGCGCGGGGTGCGGTTCGCGGCGCAGTTGGGATTCACCCTGGACGAGGGGGTGCGCGCCGCCGCGGCCGCGATGGCGGAGAGGCTGCGGATCGTCTCGGCCGAACGTGTCCGCGACGAACTCGCCAAGTTGATGCTGAGTCCGAATCCGCGGGTCGGTGTGGCTCTGATGACGGACCTGGGGGTGGCCGAGTACGTGCTCCCCGAGATCCCGAAGCTGAAGCTGACCGTTGACGAGCACCACCGGCACAAGGATGTCTACGAACATTCCCTGACCGTGCTCGACCAGGCCGTCGACCTGGAGCGGGCTCGCGGCATGGAACCCGATCTGGTGTTGCGGCTGGCCGCGCTGCTGCACGACATCGGCAAGCCCAAGACCCGTTCCTTCGAGCCGGGAGGCAAGGTGACCTTCCACCACCACGAGGTGGTGGGCGCGTCGATGAGCAGGAACCGGTTGAGCGCGTTGCGTTTCCCCAAGGACGTCGTCAACGACGTCAGCAAGCTGGTCTCCCTGCACCTCCGGTTCCACGGTTATGGCAGGGGCGAGTGGACCGACTCCGCGGTGCGCCGCTATGCGCGCGACGCCGGTCCGCTGCTGTCGCGGTTGCACATCCTGACCCGTGCCGACTGCACCACGCGCAACCGGCGCAAGGCCGCGGCGTTGGCCCGCGCCTACGACGACATCGAGCGGCGTATCGAGCGGCTGGCGCAGGAGGAGGAGCTGTCCAGGATCCGTCCGGATCTCGACGGCAACGAGATCCAGGAGGTCCTGGAGATCGGTCCGGGACCGCTCGTCGGGCAGGCGTGGCGGTTTCTTCTGGAGTTGCGCCTGGAGAACGGTCCCATGGGCAAGGAGGCCGCGGCCGAGGCGCTGCGCCGCTGGGCGGCCGAGCGGGAGTGA
- a CDS encoding DUF6049 family protein produces MRRIAHLGAVVATALAVLPALTPLQPTPSAEAATVPGTATVLPTEDAEPPALAISEIAPRAVREKDTVTVRGLVTNTTDAPLSDITVRMRYNSYPLTDRDALERHADGSATEPYQSGPSATIDTDLPPGSAISFELEADAEDLNLQGGFGVYPLTIDATSGQEGELGKVHTFLPYTGTEKTEKLRVSWVWPLMDSPQRADDDTYLDAGLATELTEDGRLGRLLTTGAQDGEIDSTYTGPTSVPDDEEATESPNPAASPSASPSASPTEAPDAEAQPGPTPEETPSPADPVPITWAVDPALLHDIQRLGESSYWSLSNATESGPALEEHEASIDAQVWLAHARLWLAEDPLLAVPYANPDLPALLGADLTRDAETSVGLGRSTVADLLGREADTELAWPADGVMDEATRDFLYDNGATTFLLDESAMPAQNWLGRTPTGAAPLELPGGEEGTALVVDSDLTRVLGADTHTPGSSVLAEQRFAAETAMIAAEAPGTDRTVILAPPQDWNPSADYATGLLDATENLPWLSAVSLTDVRTDADTAEDRQGLTYPRKAADSELDTDHLERVRSIRRQVRLFNSVLTEDEDPFRPAVLRLESAWWRGDDENAGTVLDRVDRAVQESKAKIHVIPGDPITLASKNGTLGVLVANDLSDHSVTVHLSIFSENSERLSIGDYTKSMEIGPGGKTTVYVPLSATVNGRTVLHLNLHNADGEPITDEQTTIPVNATGLGSGALVISGVAALVLVTALTPRAVRKWRRDRARSAAVAGAGPLPDEDGPTAVSVDGDEDTMHHNGRDQTSTGRDGEDAEDARS; encoded by the coding sequence GTGCGTCGAATTGCTCACCTGGGCGCGGTCGTTGCCACCGCCCTGGCGGTGCTTCCGGCACTGACCCCGCTCCAGCCCACCCCCTCGGCCGAGGCCGCGACCGTGCCCGGAACCGCGACGGTCCTGCCGACCGAAGACGCTGAGCCCCCGGCCCTGGCCATATCCGAGATCGCCCCCAGGGCGGTCAGGGAGAAGGACACCGTCACGGTCAGAGGACTGGTCACCAACACCACCGACGCCCCCCTCAGCGACATCACGGTACGGATGCGCTACAACTCCTACCCGCTGACCGACCGGGACGCGCTGGAACGGCACGCCGACGGCTCCGCCACCGAGCCCTACCAGTCAGGCCCCTCGGCCACCATCGACACGGACCTGCCCCCCGGCTCCGCGATCTCCTTCGAGCTCGAAGCCGACGCCGAGGACCTCAACCTGCAGGGTGGATTCGGGGTCTACCCGCTGACCATCGACGCGACCAGCGGTCAGGAGGGGGAGCTCGGGAAGGTGCACACCTTCCTGCCCTACACCGGCACCGAGAAGACCGAGAAGCTCCGGGTCTCCTGGGTGTGGCCGCTCATGGACAGTCCCCAGCGCGCCGACGACGACACCTATCTCGATGCCGGCCTCGCCACGGAACTGACCGAGGACGGGCGCCTGGGCCGCCTGCTCACCACCGGCGCCCAGGACGGCGAGATCGACTCGACCTACACCGGCCCCACCTCCGTTCCCGACGACGAGGAAGCCACGGAGAGTCCGAACCCCGCCGCCTCCCCCTCGGCCAGTCCGTCCGCCTCCCCCACCGAGGCCCCCGACGCCGAGGCGCAGCCCGGTCCCACCCCGGAGGAGACCCCCAGCCCCGCCGACCCGGTGCCCATCACCTGGGCGGTCGACCCCGCGCTCCTCCACGACATCCAGCGCCTCGGCGAGAGCAGCTACTGGTCCCTGTCGAACGCCACCGAATCCGGTCCCGCCCTGGAGGAACACGAGGCCAGCATCGACGCGCAGGTGTGGCTGGCCCACGCGCGGCTGTGGCTGGCCGAGGACCCCCTGCTGGCCGTCCCGTACGCCAACCCGGACCTTCCCGCCCTGCTGGGCGCCGATCTCACCCGCGACGCCGAGACGTCGGTCGGACTGGGCAGGTCCACCGTGGCCGATCTCCTGGGCCGCGAGGCCGACACCGAACTCGCCTGGCCCGCCGACGGCGTCATGGACGAGGCCACCCGTGACTTCCTGTACGACAACGGCGCCACCACCTTCCTCCTCGACGAGTCGGCGATGCCCGCGCAGAACTGGCTCGGTCGCACCCCCACCGGCGCGGCCCCCCTGGAACTCCCCGGCGGCGAGGAGGGAACCGCCCTCGTCGTCGACAGCGACCTCACCCGGGTCCTGGGCGCCGACACCCACACCCCCGGTTCCTCCGTTCTCGCCGAACAGCGGTTCGCCGCGGAGACCGCGATGATCGCCGCCGAGGCCCCCGGCACCGACCGCACCGTCATCCTGGCGCCACCGCAGGACTGGAACCCCAGCGCCGACTACGCCACCGGACTGCTCGACGCCACCGAGAACCTGCCGTGGCTGTCCGCGGTCTCCCTCACCGACGTGCGGACCGACGCCGACACGGCCGAGGACCGGCAGGGTCTCACCTACCCCCGGAAGGCCGCCGACTCCGAACTCGACACCGACCACCTGGAGCGGGTGCGGAGCATCCGCCGCCAGGTACGGCTGTTCAACAGCGTTCTGACCGAGGACGAGGACCCGTTCCGCCCCGCGGTGCTGCGCCTGGAGTCGGCCTGGTGGCGCGGCGACGACGAGAACGCCGGGACCGTGCTGGACCGGGTGGACCGGGCCGTGCAGGAGAGCAAGGCCAAGATCCACGTCATCCCCGGTGACCCCATCACCCTGGCCAGCAAGAACGGCACCCTCGGCGTACTGGTCGCCAACGACCTCAGCGACCATTCGGTGACCGTCCACCTGTCGATCTTCTCGGAGAACTCCGAACGCCTGTCGATCGGCGACTACACCAAGTCCATGGAGATCGGTCCCGGCGGCAAGACCACCGTCTACGTACCGCTCTCGGCCACCGTCAACGGCCGCACCGTGCTGCACCTGAACCTGCACAACGCCGACGGTGAACCGATCACCGACGAGCAGACAACGATCCCGGTCAACGCCACCGGACTGGGCAGCGGGGCACTGGTCATCAGCGGTGTCGCCGCGCTGGTCCTGGTCACCGCCCTGACCCCGCGCGCCGTACGCAAGTGGCGGCGCGACCGCGCACGGAGCGCCGCGGTCGCCGGGGCGGGTCCGCTTCCCGACGAGGACGGACCGACCGCGGTCAGCGTTGACGGCGACGAAGACACGATGCACCACAATGGCAGGGATCAGACCAGTACCGGACGGGACGGGGAAGACGCCGAGGACGCCCGTTCCTGA